One Mercurialis annua linkage group LG3, ddMerAnnu1.2, whole genome shotgun sequence DNA window includes the following coding sequences:
- the LOC126673890 gene encoding uncharacterized protein LOC126673890 — MLELSVICAGLGDVEKDDDGKIRYSKGENCLENVKDLLRCLRRDDPETREVFKQVCKWKIVSKDLIPIIQYCQEDRSLVLNAVKVLVFLTMPIEPSSSDIPQQTEYLWGLKSAITYSDTVGVIVALLEDPLEHLEREEFTEDDWKLVQLVLTLFRNILAIQDMSLLQKVGTSVSHLLSLRDRFLELMFHENVMDLIIIITQHVCSSCYLRQDNLLLLETFHYIFMGQDPELIAKAQKKDSKVVENAKTSLDSLKSIMEAEEEKRRKLSRQCNMARHSQFSGTFTRLTMDGSKAVYKGNPSSASKNVLLKPHKNHRKSTKRIMWDHGRLPSMKDDILVLLNDFLYHFLSGGYNVLMQTISEDIEKEHHAVQKSDIVNFFKVAQFVSSFQYYKCLTLKPNMDKDDCRILPDEHADDTFFKGDVCGPIAASMNESMFLLVISRWRNAFEGLKQTNDYTFLSAAGSLMRVMIRMLDLVLKILPEGSKEPQTARILLYKLFYDQTDQGMTQFLLSLIKSFDTHKQPKSDLADLVEMIHLIVRLMESLQTRGTLRVSKKSRKVRKKKAPQDKKDTENEPSGDGVTIQEKTLASNTEQLVDLSLLEEKSEKHNNNALQNCQENNIHDVQENQENNNHDVQDIQKNNHHDVQDNQENNNHDVQDNQENNNNAVQDNQENNNNVQDNQENNSSSVQDNQENTSSVQIDAPEICAEKMGNLDESLPPIISRKNVHCDDDPTGSSDDSSSDEQLAETHEVDFKVSTFLSAFGNQHIIRNLCWLLRFYKNNSISTNSYIISMLRRITDDLDLAPMLYQLSLLTTFYDILDEQQSSPCKEYASIVDFLTTLMRRMLRKMKNQPLLFVEVLFWKSRRECHYINAEYLLHELGHLRKETKSWGNVSVDGEISPSQAKGWAPRSLADALGEDEADVVISHKPYQKMKDTAGEFQKHNSPKSNDDEKENSDYGGNTIKPEIKGVSRRKKRLVLNEETEMRIKELYEKYKDDKNCSRLIAESLDPAGHVSPAQVINKLKQLGLKVSSKKRRRDADRGFLSFPDQLGDKRSDEKDSPQNSTDDEGTSQKRSLTTRKRVQIFSKDQEEMIKTLFEQFKEHKRCSYMIANALAADNSITAAQVSRKLKQLRLRAPQQRRSEAILHLRDEEQNEFSAGGETSDDEMLLSLKRMSRRSSNPDGGRLFDDLSENNPERDFSGNSDDELLSSLFRNKSKDSDKLLEEQNAEEELSDNEILDSVLNKTRKLHPRAKNRRLTTISDERKITEENSDIGVSKDTAQRDGRGSSIEMEIDDIHEDAAPQASGEEILVSEANDSSVLSAFSNGDDQELDDALIDLEDDVDTTTKTPALRRKMIIDDGDDDDDD, encoded by the exons ATGCTAGAGTTATCGGTGATTTGTGCCGGTCTCGGCGACGTAGAAAAGGACGACGACGGAAAAATCCGCTACTCCAAAGGCGAGAACTGCCTAG AGAATGTAAAGGATTTGCTCAGATGTTTGAGGCGAGATGATCCAGAAACGCGAGAAGTATTTAAGCAAGTATGTAAGTGGAAAATCGTGTCTAAGGATTTGATTCCGATTATTCAGTACTGTCAAGAGGATCGTAGCTTGGTATTAAATGCAG TGAAGGTGTTAGTGTTTCTTACCATGCCAATTGAGCCATCATCCAGTGATATTCCTCAACAGACTGAGTACCTCTGGGGTCTGAAATCAGCAATCACATATAGTGATACTGTTGGAGTGATTGTTGCTTTACTAGAAGACCCTCTTGAACATTTGGAACG CGAAGAATTCACGGAAGATGATTGGAAATTGGTGCAGTTGGTACTCACGTTGTTCAGAAACATTCTTGCAATACAAGATATGTCCTTGTTGCAGAAAGTCGGGACATCTGTTAGTCATCTTTTGTCACTCAGGGACAGATTTTTAGAACTTATGTTTCACGAGAATGTAATGGACCTTATTATAATTATCACTCAGCATGTTTGTAGTTCTTGCTATCTTCGTCAAGATAACCTGCTTCTGTTAGAGACTTTCCATTATATTTTCATGGGTCAAGATCCAGAGTTGATTGCTAAAGCACAAAAAAAGGATTCTAAG GTGGTTGAAAATGCCAAAACTTCTCTTGATAGTCTTAAGTCCATAATGGAAGctgaagaagagaaaagaagaaagctTTCCAGGCAATGTAATATGGCACGCCATTCACAATTTAGTGGAACATTTACACGGCTTACTATG GATGGTTCTAAAGCAGTCTATAAAGGAAACCCTAGTTCTGCATCTAAAAATGTCCTGCTTAAACCTCATAAAAATCACAGGAAGTCGACTAAAAGGATCATGTGGGACCATGGGAGATTACCTTCAATGAAGGATGATATTTTGGTTTTGCTGAATGATTTTCTGTACCATTTTCTATCAGGGGGTTATAATG TTTTGATGCAAACAATTTCTGAGGATATCGAGAAGGAGCATCATGCAGTTCAGAAAAGTGATATTGTCAATTTCTTCAAGGTTGCTCAATTTGTTTCTTCTTTCCAGTATTACAAGTGTTTGACATTGAAG CCAAACATGGATAAAGATGATTGTCGCATCTTACCTGATGAACATGCTGATGACACATTTTTTAAAGGTGATGTGTGCGGACCAATCGCTGCATCAATGAATGAATCAATGTTTCTATTAGTCATCTCAAGATGGCGCAACGCCTTTGAAGGCCTTAAACAGACAAATGACTATACATTTCTATCAGCAGCTGGCTCTCTTATGAGAGTTATG ATCCGTATGTTAGATTTGGTGCTGAAGATATTGCCTGAAGGTTCTAAGGAACCTCAAACAGCTCGCATACTGCTTTACAAGCTATTCTATGATCAGACTGATCAAGGAATGACTCAGTTCCTCTTAAGCCTGATCAAATCCTTTGATACTCACAAACAACCCAAAAG TGATCTTGCAGATTTGGTGGAAATGATTCATTTAATTGTGAGACTGATGGAGAGTCTTCAAACACGTGGCACTTTAAGG GTTTCTAAGAAATCAAGGAAGGTTCGAAAGAAGAAAGcaccacaggacaagaaggatactGAAAATGAACCATCTGGAGATGGAGTAACCATTCAGGAAAAGACTCTTGCTTCTAATACTGAGCAATTAGTTGACCTGAGCTTATTGGAAGAGAAAAGTGAAAAGCACAACAATAATGCCCTTCAAAATTGTCAAGAAAACAACATTCATGATgttcaagaaaatcaagaaaacaaCAATCATGATGTTCAAGATATTCAAAAAAACAACCATCATGATGTTCAAGATAATCAAGAAAACAACAATCATGATGTTCAAGATAATCAAGAAAACAACAATAATGCTGTTCAAGATAATCAAGAAAACAACAATAATGTTCAAGATAATCAAGAAAACAACAGTAGTTCTGTTCAAGATAATCAAGAAAATACCAGCTCTGTTCAAATTGATGCGCCTGAGATTTGTGCAGAGAAAATGGGAAATCTTGATGAGAGTCTGCCACCAATAATTAGCAGAAAGAATGTTCATTGTGATGATGATCCTACTGGTAGTTCTGATGATTCGTCTAGTGATGAGCAGCTCGCTGAAACTCATGAAGTTGACTTTAAGGTCTCCACCTTTTTATCAGCTTTTGGAAACCAACACATTATTCGGAATTTATGCTGGTTGCTTAGGTTTTACAAGAATAATTCCATCAGTACAAATAGCTACATCATATCCATGTTGCGGAGGATCACTGATGACCTGGATCTCGCTCCTATGCTTTATCAG TTATCACTACTTACAACATTCTATGACATCCTGGATGAGCAACAGTCATCTCCATGCAAGGAATATGCAAGTATTGTTGATTTTCTGACAACTTTAATGAGAAGAATGCTAAGAAAAATGAAGAATCAGCCCCTCCTATTTGTAGAAGTTCTTTTCTGGAAGTCCCGCAGAGAGTGCCATTACATTAATGCAGAGTACTTATTGCATGAACTTGGCCATTTGAGGAAAGAAACTAAAAGTTGGGGAAATGTTTCGGTGGATGGAGAAATTAGTCCATCACAAGCAAAGGGATGGGCTCCTAGAAGCTTAGCTGATGCCCTGGGTGAGGATGAGGCAGATGTTGTGATCTCTCATAAGCCATATCAGAA GATGAAAGACACCGCAGGGGAATTTCAGAAACATAACTCACCTAAGAGCAATGatgatgaaaaagaaaattctGACTA CGGaggaaataccataaaacctgAAATTAAAGGGGTTtctagaagaaaaaaaagacttGTTTTAAATGAAGAGACGGAGATGAGAATAAAAGAACTCTATGAGAA ATACAAGGATGACAAAAACTGTAGTCGTCTTATTGCGGAATCCCTTGATCCTGCCGGTCATGTTTCACCTGCACAAGTTATTAACAAGCTCAAGCAGCTTGGACTCAAAGTATCATCAAAGAAGAGGAGGAGAGATGCTGATAGAGGATTTCTTTCTTTTCCCGACCAGCTGGGAGATAAAAGGTCTGATGAAAAAGATAGTCCTCAAAATTCAACTGATGATGAAGGAACCTCGCAAAAGCGGTCCCT GACTACCAGGAAAAGAGTGCAGATCTTTAGCAAAGATCAGGAAGAAATGATCAAGACTTTATTTGAGCA GTTTAAAGAGCATAAAAGATGCAGCTACATGATTGCAAATGCACTGGCTGCTGATAATTCTATAACAGCTGCACAAGTTTCTCGAAAACTCAAGCAGCTTCGATTACGTGCTCCTCAGCAAAGGAGATCTGAAGCAATATTGCATCTTAGAGACGAGGAACAAAATGAATTTTCTGCTGGAGGAGAGACATCTGATGATGAAATGTTGTTATCATTGAAGAGAATGAGTAGAAG GAGTAGTAATCCAGATGGTGGCAGACTATTTGATGACTTGTCCGAAAATAACCCAGAAAGAGACTTCTCTGGCAATTCTGATGATGAATTATTAAGCTCTCTTTTCAG aaataaaagcAAAGATAGTGACAAACTTTTGGAGGAACAGAATGCGGAGGAAGAGTTGTCTGATAACGAAATCTTAGACTCTGTTCTCAA